Proteins co-encoded in one Abyssibacter profundi genomic window:
- a CDS encoding DUF350 domain-containing protein produces MPACSVLGFELITYRMLRMSSDFLIATLFNLGINLLYTIVALVVAVVALLWVDRKMMPSISFEEELRKGNVAVAIFASSLMLFVALIVTFGFKG; encoded by the coding sequence TTGCCTGCGTGCTCAGTCCTGGGTTTTGAACTCATCACGTACCGGATGCTTCGCATGTCCTCTGATTTTCTGATCGCCACTTTGTTCAATCTGGGCATCAATTTGCTCTACACCATTGTTGCGCTGGTGGTGGCCGTGGTGGCGTTGTTGTGGGTGGATCGCAAGATGATGCCGTCGATCAGCTTTGAGGAAGAGCTGCGCAAGGGCAATGTTGCCGTGGCGATCTTCGCGTCCTCGCTGATGTTGTTCGTGGCCCTGATCGTCACCTTTGGGTTCAAGGGCTAA
- a CDS encoding transglutaminase domain-containing protein, with protein MIRRRRGGWLTPLMVVVALLALLDQFARSAVEVAVPDYARDQPFAEDLDVAVRDLRTRGPRAAADGWLEVLHSGRQVAAADVLRIAGARGQPSAFFTYDIDGRDRATASAMGTDWRHHIVNGYLVGYRPYEASNLLEPLQVLALRKRYQYDHLQYAGRQEVWQTSEQAFVAPRGDCEDHALALADWLIEQGEDARVVLGQYRGGGHAWVVLLRDGQAYLLEATRKQGVTGRFRYPLARLETDYHPEMMFNRHAFWVNTGSRLTTDYQGPRWQRRSQFTPGATF; from the coding sequence GTGATCCGGCGGCGGCGCGGTGGCTGGCTGACACCCCTGATGGTGGTGGTGGCCTTGCTGGCGCTGCTCGACCAGTTCGCGCGGTCAGCCGTTGAGGTGGCCGTACCGGACTACGCACGCGATCAACCCTTCGCCGAAGACCTGGATGTTGCCGTGCGTGACCTGCGTACCCGCGGGCCCAGGGCGGCGGCGGACGGCTGGCTGGAGGTGCTGCATTCCGGTCGGCAGGTGGCGGCGGCGGATGTGCTGCGCATCGCCGGCGCGCGCGGCCAGCCCAGCGCATTCTTTACCTATGACATCGACGGGCGTGATCGCGCCACGGCCAGCGCCATGGGGACGGACTGGCGTCATCACATCGTGAACGGCTACCTCGTGGGTTATCGGCCCTACGAGGCCAGCAATCTGCTGGAGCCCCTGCAGGTGCTGGCGCTACGCAAGCGATACCAATACGACCATTTGCAATACGCCGGGCGTCAGGAAGTCTGGCAGACCAGCGAGCAGGCCTTCGTTGCGCCACGGGGGGATTGCGAAGACCATGCGCTGGCCCTGGCTGACTGGCTGATCGAGCAGGGCGAGGACGCCCGTGTCGTGCTCGGCCAGTACCGGGGCGGGGGTCATGCCTGGGTGGTCTTGCTACGGGATGGACAGGCTTATCTGCTGGAGGCCACACGCAAGCAGGGCGTGACGGGCCGGTTCCGCTACCCGCTTGCGCGCTTGGAGACCGATTACCATCCCGAAATGATGTTCAACCGTCACGCCTTCTGGGTGAATACCGGCTCACGGTTGACGACGGATTACCAGGGGCCGCGTTGGCAGCGGCGCAGCCAGTTCACGCCTGGCGCGACGTTTTGA
- a CDS encoding YfcC family protein, whose product MSQFRVPHTLVLLYGMTVLAFALTWLLPAGSYDTAINEDGREVVVPGTFQVIEDAPEVPVWSLVTVIPRALESAQAIIFFVLIIGGALGVLQSTGAVDAGMARLLKRFDARPGLLVGMGILSFSLGSSSIGMGEEYIALGAILAALCLALRMDAVVAAAILIIGNSVGYGAAVLNPFTVLIAQDIAELPPLSGSGYRIALFLPLMGLGIWHVWRYARKVRANAAESLVIDIPEAQVALADDPPALTGRLQATLWAALALLGIAVWGIVTQGWYLVELSATFFAMAVVCGLVAGQSVNAIAKEFSTGAAALAGTALMIGFARSIEVMLTDGQILHTIVHGLSAPLSAVGSAASAVGMFWIQCGINFFVPSGSGQAYVTMPLMAPIADVLSLPRQVAVLAYQLGDGLTTMLNPADAVLMGILGVCGVPYGRWVRFIWPLALQVLVFGSVAMVVAVLIGYS is encoded by the coding sequence ATGTCTCAATTCCGTGTTCCTCATACCCTGGTCCTGCTCTACGGCATGACTGTTCTGGCTTTTGCGCTGACCTGGTTGCTGCCCGCCGGCAGCTACGACACCGCCATCAACGAAGATGGGCGTGAGGTGGTGGTGCCGGGCACGTTCCAAGTCATTGAGGATGCGCCCGAAGTGCCGGTTTGGAGCCTGGTCACGGTCATTCCGCGGGCATTGGAATCGGCGCAGGCCATCATCTTCTTCGTGCTGATCATCGGTGGGGCACTGGGGGTGCTGCAGTCCACCGGTGCGGTCGATGCCGGCATGGCGCGACTGCTCAAGCGTTTCGATGCCCGACCGGGGCTGCTCGTCGGCATGGGCATCCTCAGCTTTTCGCTCGGCTCGTCCAGCATCGGTATGGGGGAGGAGTACATCGCCCTGGGCGCCATTCTTGCGGCGCTGTGCCTGGCCCTGCGGATGGATGCCGTCGTCGCCGCGGCCATCCTGATCATCGGCAATTCCGTGGGCTACGGGGCCGCCGTGCTGAATCCGTTTACCGTGCTCATCGCGCAGGATATCGCCGAACTGCCGCCCCTCAGCGGCAGTGGCTACCGAATCGCGTTGTTCCTGCCGCTGATGGGGTTGGGCATCTGGCATGTGTGGCGTTACGCCCGCAAGGTGCGGGCTAACGCGGCAGAATCGCTGGTGATCGATATTCCAGAGGCCCAGGTGGCGTTGGCCGACGATCCGCCGGCACTGACCGGGCGCTTGCAGGCCACGCTGTGGGCCGCGCTGGCGCTGCTGGGAATCGCTGTCTGGGGCATCGTCACGCAGGGCTGGTATCTGGTGGAACTCAGCGCCACGTTTTTTGCCATGGCCGTGGTCTGCGGACTGGTGGCCGGCCAGTCGGTGAACGCGATTGCCAAAGAATTCAGCACTGGCGCCGCCGCGCTGGCGGGCACCGCGCTGATGATCGGCTTTGCACGATCCATCGAGGTCATGCTCACCGACGGGCAGATTCTTCACACCATCGTTCACGGCCTGTCGGCCCCGCTGTCCGCAGTGGGTTCGGCAGCCTCGGCCGTGGGCATGTTTTGGATTCAGTGCGGCATCAATTTCTTTGTGCCTTCCGGTTCGGGGCAGGCCTACGTCACCATGCCGCTGATGGCGCCCATCGCCGATGTGCTGAGCCTGCCGCGACAGGTCGCCGTGCTGGCTTACCAGCTGGGTGATGGCCTGACCACGATGCTGAATCCGGCAGATGCCGTGCTCATGGGAATCCTCGGCGTCTGCGGCGTGCCTTACGGCCGCTGGGTGCGATTTATCTGGCCGCTGGCGCTGCAGGTGCTCGTTTTCGGCAGTGTCGCGATGGTCGTGGCCGTGCTCATCGGGTATTCATAG
- a CDS encoding DUF4287 domain-containing protein, with the protein MSDAAATMIANLEAKTGRSLAEWVALARTSGAEKHGALVKWLKAEQALTHGYANLVAHETLRSAAAHAEADDLVAAQYAGKKAALRPHYDALIAAVRGFGPDIEIAPKKAYVSLRRSKQFALIQPSTASRMDLGLVLKGEEAGGMIEPSGSFNAMCTHRIRLPVDTPIPDEALAALKRAYDAA; encoded by the coding sequence ATGAGCGATGCCGCCGCCACGATGATTGCCAACCTTGAGGCCAAGACGGGCCGGAGCCTGGCCGAGTGGGTAGCCTTGGCCCGAACCAGCGGCGCCGAGAAGCACGGTGCCCTGGTCAAGTGGTTGAAGGCTGAACAGGCGCTGACCCACGGCTACGCCAATCTGGTGGCCCACGAAACCTTACGCAGTGCTGCGGCGCATGCTGAGGCCGATGATCTGGTGGCGGCGCAGTATGCCGGCAAGAAGGCGGCGCTTCGGCCACATTACGATGCGCTGATCGCTGCTGTCCGCGGCTTTGGCCCCGACATCGAAATTGCACCCAAGAAGGCCTATGTGAGTTTGCGTCGCAGCAAGCAGTTCGCACTCATCCAGCCGTCGACCGCCAGCCGGATGGACCTGGGGCTGGTGCTCAAGGGTGAGGAAGCTGGGGGGATGATCGAGCCCTCCGGCAGCTTCAATGCCATGTGCACGCACCGCATCCGCTTGCCGGTGGACACGCCGATTCCTGATGAGGCCCTGGCTGCGCTCAAGCGCGCCTACGATGCCGCCTGA
- a CDS encoding GNAT family N-acetyltransferase gives MPPEQATGARVADGPKLFLRQATFDDTAFVRTLVTQPSWSRYIAPSGVASEQDARQYIQTRLLDRYEAQGFGLWLVSRQQDGQLIGMAGLVCRETLPGPDLGFALMDAFVGQGFAFEAASLVMQVARAQYALAELYAVVKPDNQRSIRLLQRLGFVYRHAQMGPDALRWQIHHRSLAQGTQAGLAPS, from the coding sequence ATGCCGCCTGAGCAGGCGACCGGGGCCCGAGTCGCCGACGGCCCCAAGCTGTTTTTGCGACAGGCGACGTTCGACGACACCGCCTTTGTCCGAACGTTGGTCACGCAGCCCAGCTGGAGCCGTTATATCGCGCCCTCCGGTGTGGCGTCCGAGCAGGATGCGCGGCAGTACATCCAGACGCGCTTGCTGGATCGCTACGAGGCGCAGGGTTTCGGGCTTTGGCTGGTGTCGCGACAACAGGATGGTCAGCTCATCGGTATGGCCGGGCTGGTCTGCCGCGAAACGCTGCCTGGCCCCGACCTCGGATTTGCCCTGATGGATGCGTTCGTCGGGCAGGGCTTCGCATTCGAGGCGGCTTCGCTCGTCATGCAGGTGGCCCGGGCGCAATACGCGCTCGCCGAGCTGTACGCCGTCGTCAAGCCGGACAATCAGCGGTCGATTCGATTGCTGCAGCGCCTCGGCTTCGTCTACAGGCACGCGCAGATGGGACCCGATGCGTTGAGATGGCAGATCCATCACCGTTCGCTGGCGCAGGGAACCCAGGCAGGGCTTGCGCCGTCCTAG
- a CDS encoding alpha/beta fold hydrolase yields the protein MTSIFRFACLALALVMGPQVLAAPPSYPHPLKAFEVESQQQTLTMRYMDVTPAPDAPPRGTALLLHGKNFCADYWVDSIELLRASGYRVVVPEQIGFCSSDLPRRYQYSFHQLASNTRALLDHLAVDETLVIGHSMGGMLATRYALKYPQQVTRLVLVNPIGLEDWVKLGVPHTPIDAAYAAERIKSFASIKRYQIENYYDGDWSPAYERWARRLAALYEGPRGDDIAWSQALTYDMLQTQPVVHEFEALQVPTVLIIGLRDRTAPGRGRAPAEVARQLGNYPVLGRQTAASIPDAQLIEFEGLGHLPQIEDFERYAAALKPLL from the coding sequence GTGACTTCAATTTTCCGATTCGCTTGCTTGGCCCTGGCTTTGGTTATGGGGCCCCAGGTGCTGGCCGCACCGCCGAGCTACCCGCATCCACTCAAGGCATTCGAGGTCGAATCACAGCAGCAGACCTTGACCATGCGCTATATGGATGTGACGCCCGCGCCGGATGCCCCGCCGCGTGGCACGGCTTTGCTGCTGCATGGCAAGAACTTCTGCGCCGATTACTGGGTCGACAGCATCGAACTGCTGCGGGCATCCGGCTACCGCGTGGTGGTCCCTGAGCAGATCGGGTTTTGCTCCTCGGATCTTCCGCGCCGCTATCAGTACAGCTTCCATCAGCTGGCCAGTAATACCCGCGCACTGCTCGACCATTTGGCCGTGGATGAGACGCTGGTCATCGGCCATTCCATGGGCGGCATGCTGGCCACGCGCTACGCGCTGAAATACCCGCAGCAGGTCACGCGGCTGGTGCTGGTGAATCCGATTGGGCTGGAGGATTGGGTCAAGCTCGGCGTGCCGCATACGCCGATTGATGCCGCCTACGCAGCCGAGCGGATAAAAAGCTTCGCATCCATCAAGCGGTACCAGATCGAGAATTACTACGACGGTGACTGGTCTCCGGCGTACGAACGCTGGGCACGCCGGCTCGCGGCCCTGTACGAGGGGCCCCGCGGTGACGACATCGCCTGGAGCCAGGCACTGACCTACGACATGCTGCAAACCCAGCCAGTCGTGCATGAATTTGAAGCGCTGCAAGTCCCGACGGTGCTGATCATCGGCCTGCGTGACCGGACGGCGCCCGGTCGGGGTCGCGCGCCCGCCGAGGTGGCCCGGCAACTGGGCAACTACCCCGTGCTGGGACGGCAGACGGCCGCAAGCATTCCCGACGCTCAGCTCATCGAGTTCGAGGGCCTGGGTCATCTGCCGCAGATCGAGGACTTCGAGCGCTACGCAGCGGCGCTCAAACCGCTGCTCTGA
- a CDS encoding serine/threonine-protein kinase — MNESTASPVPERIGPYRILSELGQGGMGRVFLAEQQDPQRQVALKVLSSTGPDLERRFRRESQVLAALEHPNIARLYDAGVATVGAVNVPYLAMAYVDGPTLTDYAEQQSLDTRQRMALIGKIARAVHFAHTRGVIHRDLKPANILVDARGEPRILDFGVARVVTEDSATRVTHAGEIIGTVPYMSWEQLVGDTSQADPRSDVYSLGVIAYELLAGHLPYEGLESGTLVTALELLSRATPRRVSASQPAARGDLETLVHKAIARDVDQRYQSAAELADDIDRLLDRRPIQARPPSIGYVTGLFVRRHKLAAGAALAIVLSLVVATAVSVRFAVSEAQARLVAESRLAEREAVNTFLNEMLVSADPERTLGERLAVVDVLDVAKAEFASNERLSPAVQAQLGRTLGNTYVALGRYDEGIGLLDRALEAARDSAARDRLLVDKASAEVIAARLDAASTTLDAISDAADQRIGIEAAFTRGRIDLEAGRSDEAVTELRATYDQARAALGPDDDLTLAVGQQLMVALVRMGDNEASLAVGTDVAQRLEARLGRDNPRTVVAWDGVALNYRDQARFDESIALLAENHAIYERVLGPEHPQTLMTGCSLAAVYAMAGQPEAGVALVQKGHEQMRALLGDEAEVVRTLASLRGYVASEAGDYAQAVEINRLLVTQSEAKPGGPEINDLVDYNNLGNNLRKLGQSAEAVQVFNRLLELAGGKLSQDHLHYGLFAGNYGKALIEHGEVDRARPVLERACDVVGQHLGAEHPRTQAVCTNPVLAEG; from the coding sequence ATGAACGAGTCCACGGCGTCTCCGGTGCCGGAGCGTATCGGGCCCTACCGCATCCTCAGCGAGCTGGGGCAGGGCGGAATGGGGCGGGTGTTTCTCGCCGAGCAGCAGGATCCGCAGCGCCAGGTTGCGCTGAAGGTCTTGTCGTCGACGGGGCCGGATCTTGAGCGCCGTTTCCGACGCGAGTCGCAGGTGCTCGCCGCACTCGAACACCCCAACATCGCGCGGCTTTACGACGCCGGCGTCGCGACCGTGGGTGCGGTGAATGTGCCGTATCTGGCGATGGCGTATGTTGACGGGCCGACACTGACCGACTACGCCGAGCAGCAATCGCTAGACACCCGCCAGCGCATGGCCTTGATCGGCAAGATCGCGCGGGCCGTCCATTTTGCGCATACCCGCGGGGTGATTCACCGCGATCTGAAGCCGGCCAATATTCTGGTCGACGCCCGGGGCGAACCCAGAATTCTCGATTTCGGCGTGGCGCGCGTTGTGACCGAGGACAGCGCGACCCGCGTCACGCACGCAGGCGAGATCATCGGCACGGTCCCGTACATGAGCTGGGAGCAGCTGGTGGGCGATACCAGTCAGGCTGACCCGCGCTCCGATGTGTATTCGCTGGGGGTCATCGCTTACGAGTTGCTGGCCGGCCATCTGCCTTACGAGGGATTGGAATCCGGCACGCTGGTGACGGCCTTGGAGCTGCTCTCGCGTGCCACGCCACGCCGTGTATCCGCCAGCCAGCCCGCCGCCCGGGGTGATCTGGAGACGCTCGTCCACAAGGCCATCGCCCGGGATGTGGACCAGCGCTACCAATCAGCCGCGGAGCTGGCGGACGACATCGACCGCCTGTTGGACCGTCGCCCCATCCAGGCGCGTCCACCGTCGATTGGCTATGTCACAGGATTGTTCGTGCGACGCCACAAACTGGCGGCGGGCGCGGCGCTGGCCATCGTATTGTCACTGGTGGTGGCCACGGCGGTCTCCGTTCGATTTGCCGTGTCGGAAGCCCAGGCGCGCCTGGTGGCTGAATCGCGATTGGCCGAGCGCGAGGCGGTGAACACCTTTCTGAACGAAATGCTGGTGTCGGCCGATCCTGAGCGCACCCTGGGTGAACGCCTGGCCGTGGTCGATGTGCTGGATGTGGCCAAGGCCGAATTTGCCTCCAACGAGCGACTGAGTCCGGCCGTGCAGGCACAGCTGGGCCGAACGCTGGGCAATACCTATGTCGCGCTGGGTCGGTATGACGAAGGCATTGGATTGCTGGATCGCGCCCTGGAAGCGGCCCGTGATTCGGCGGCCCGTGATCGTCTGCTGGTCGACAAGGCCAGCGCCGAGGTGATTGCTGCGCGGCTGGATGCGGCGTCGACCACGCTGGATGCGATTAGCGATGCCGCCGATCAGCGGATCGGGATCGAGGCCGCGTTTACGCGCGGCCGCATCGACCTGGAAGCCGGGCGCAGCGATGAGGCCGTGACCGAGCTGCGGGCCACTTATGACCAGGCCCGCGCGGCGCTGGGTCCGGATGACGATCTCACCCTGGCCGTGGGGCAGCAGCTCATGGTGGCGCTGGTGCGCATGGGCGACAACGAGGCCTCGCTGGCCGTCGGCACCGACGTGGCGCAGCGGCTGGAAGCGCGCCTGGGGCGGGATAATCCGCGGACCGTCGTGGCCTGGGATGGGGTGGCGCTGAACTATCGCGACCAGGCGCGTTTCGATGAATCGATTGCGTTGCTGGCCGAGAACCATGCGATTTACGAGCGGGTGCTGGGGCCGGAGCATCCCCAGACGCTGATGACCGGCTGTTCGCTGGCCGCCGTTTACGCGATGGCGGGTCAGCCGGAAGCCGGTGTCGCACTGGTGCAAAAGGGGCACGAACAAATGCGTGCGCTGCTAGGCGATGAGGCCGAGGTCGTGCGGACACTGGCCAGCCTGCGGGGTTACGTGGCCTCCGAAGCCGGCGACTACGCGCAGGCGGTCGAGATCAATCGCCTGCTGGTCACACAAAGTGAAGCCAAGCCAGGCGGCCCGGAAATCAACGATCTGGTCGACTACAACAACCTGGGCAACAACCTGCGCAAGCTGGGCCAGTCGGCCGAAGCCGTGCAGGTCTTTAATCGCCTGCTGGAGCTGGCTGGCGGCAAGCTGAGCCAGGACCATCTGCACTACGGCTTATTTGCTGGGAACTACGGCAAGGCCTTGATCGAACACGGCGAGGTTGATCGGGCCCGGCCCGTCCTGGAACGCGCCTGCGATGTCGTGGGGCAGCATCTGGGCGCCGAGCATCCGCGGACGCAGGCGGTGTGCACGAACCCGGTGCTCGCGGAGGGGTAG
- a CDS encoding flavodoxin family protein: MNAEQKTLLIVAHAVSPNLRRLLAALRAGAKAGGEDQVKLVSLSPFETHAEHVLAADGILLLTPENLAYMSGAMKDFFDRNYYPTLDHQQGLPYALVVRAGNDGSGTVAGVERIVTGLRWKPVADALICRGEFQPEFVDNCHELGAAMAAGLAAGVL; this comes from the coding sequence ATGAACGCGGAGCAGAAGACGCTACTCATCGTGGCCCACGCGGTGTCACCCAATCTCCGGCGTCTGCTGGCGGCATTGCGCGCAGGCGCCAAAGCGGGCGGCGAGGACCAGGTGAAGCTGGTGTCGTTGTCACCCTTCGAGACCCACGCCGAGCACGTGCTGGCGGCGGACGGCATCCTGCTGCTGACACCGGAGAACCTCGCCTACATGAGTGGTGCGATGAAGGACTTCTTCGATCGCAATTACTACCCCACCCTGGATCATCAGCAGGGGCTGCCCTACGCGCTCGTCGTGCGTGCGGGCAACGATGGCAGCGGTACCGTGGCCGGCGTGGAGCGGATTGTCACCGGCCTACGCTGGAAACCGGTGGCCGATGCGCTGATCTGCCGAGGCGAGTTCCAGCCCGAGTTTGTCGACAACTGCCATGAACTGGGCGCCGCCATGGCCGCCGGTCTGGCAGCCGGTGTGTTGTGA
- a CDS encoding DUF885 domain-containing protein has product MRITIVSLLAALLAACGAPSTDSSSSTEDKREATTETAMSETDRLNAWFEEKFEEELQFSPIQMTFLGRKDRYGELGDFSEAGAKAQLEWRKTVTEEMKSAFDYEALSDEAKMSYDIWVYETQQAEAGWPYRFNQYPFNQMQGMHTFLPTFLISFHKVESAEDMQAYISRVRELPAAFGELIKLAKASADKGIRPPKFAHEAVIKESKKLIAGAPFADGEDASIWTDMQTEISNLLDSEVIDAEQADTLKAEAKAALIDSFKPAYESVIAWVESDLPNAAVNPTGVGGTQPNGEAYYKHRLWTQTTTDMTADQIHQIGLDEVERLLGEMTALKNRVEFDGDLNAFFEFLNTDSQFRFPNTDEGREMYIAEATAAIDTIKQSLPDYFGRLPKADLVVKRVEPFREQDGAAQHYFPGTPDGSRPGTYYAHLSDMEAMPIPELEVIAYHEGVPGHHMQISIAQELEDVPTFRTQARFTAYIEGWALYSEWLAKEMPGTYEDPYSEFGQLSSEIWRAIRLVVDTGLHAKGWTEQEAVDYFDKNSPVPLTSIKSEIQRYLVIPGQATSYKIGMLKIQELRREAEAELGDAFDIKGFHDTVLGGGALPLELLERRVQRWVDSQKPAA; this is encoded by the coding sequence ATGCGTATCACGATTGTATCGCTGCTGGCCGCCTTGCTTGCAGCCTGCGGTGCCCCCTCGACCGACAGCAGTTCCTCGACCGAGGACAAGCGCGAGGCCACGACCGAAACCGCGATGAGCGAAACCGATCGCCTCAACGCGTGGTTCGAGGAGAAGTTTGAGGAAGAACTGCAGTTCAGCCCGATCCAGATGACCTTTCTGGGCCGCAAGGACCGCTATGGTGAACTGGGTGACTTCTCCGAGGCGGGCGCAAAGGCGCAGCTGGAGTGGCGCAAGACCGTCACGGAAGAGATGAAGAGCGCATTCGACTACGAGGCGCTTAGCGATGAGGCCAAGATGTCCTATGACATCTGGGTGTACGAGACCCAGCAGGCAGAAGCCGGTTGGCCCTATCGTTTCAACCAGTACCCCTTCAATCAGATGCAGGGGATGCACACCTTCCTGCCGACCTTCCTGATTAGCTTCCACAAGGTGGAATCAGCCGAAGACATGCAGGCCTATATCTCGCGTGTGCGTGAGCTGCCGGCTGCGTTTGGCGAGTTGATCAAACTGGCCAAGGCCTCGGCGGACAAGGGCATTCGTCCGCCGAAGTTCGCCCATGAGGCCGTGATCAAGGAGTCCAAGAAGCTCATCGCCGGCGCACCGTTTGCCGATGGTGAGGACGCTTCGATCTGGACGGATATGCAAACCGAGATCAGCAACCTGCTCGACAGCGAGGTCATCGACGCCGAGCAGGCCGACACGCTGAAGGCTGAGGCCAAGGCGGCGTTGATCGATAGCTTCAAGCCGGCGTACGAATCCGTGATTGCCTGGGTGGAATCCGATCTGCCGAATGCGGCGGTTAACCCCACCGGCGTGGGCGGCACGCAGCCCAATGGCGAGGCGTATTACAAGCACCGCCTGTGGACGCAGACCACCACGGATATGACAGCTGATCAGATCCACCAGATCGGCCTGGACGAGGTCGAACGGCTGCTGGGTGAGATGACGGCGCTGAAGAATCGGGTTGAGTTCGATGGCGATTTGAACGCTTTCTTCGAATTCCTGAACACCGATTCGCAGTTCCGCTTCCCGAACACGGATGAGGGCCGCGAGATGTACATCGCCGAGGCCACCGCCGCCATCGACACCATCAAGCAGTCTCTGCCTGACTACTTCGGCCGGCTTCCCAAGGCCGATCTGGTGGTCAAGCGAGTCGAGCCCTTCCGTGAGCAGGACGGGGCGGCCCAGCACTACTTTCCGGGTACCCCGGATGGTTCGCGGCCAGGCACCTACTACGCGCATCTCTCCGACATGGAGGCCATGCCGATTCCCGAACTGGAAGTGATTGCCTACCACGAAGGTGTGCCAGGCCATCACATGCAGATTTCCATTGCGCAGGAACTGGAGGACGTGCCCACCTTCCGCACCCAGGCGCGTTTCACCGCCTACATCGAAGGCTGGGCCCTGTACTCCGAGTGGCTGGCCAAGGAAATGCCCGGCACCTACGAGGACCCTTACTCAGAGTTTGGTCAGCTGTCTTCGGAAATCTGGCGGGCGATTCGCCTGGTTGTCGATACCGGCCTGCACGCCAAAGGCTGGACCGAGCAGGAAGCGGTCGACTACTTCGACAAGAACTCGCCGGTGCCACTGACGTCGATCAAGTCCGAAATCCAGCGTTACCTGGTCATCCCCGGTCAGGCGACCTCGTACAAGATCGGCATGCTCAAGATTCAGGAGCTACGCCGCGAGGCCGAGGCCGAGCTGGGTGACGCCTTCGATATCAAGGGTTTCCATGACACCGTGCTCGGTGGTGGGGCGCTGCCGTTGGAGCTGCTCGAACGTCGCGTCCAGCGTTGGGTCGATAGCCAGAAGCCAGCCGCGTAA